One window of Thermocoleostomius sinensis A174 genomic DNA carries:
- a CDS encoding AAA family ATPase — translation MSTASPWKRNPYVIGVPIADRQLFFGREVLLQFIEDNLRQGTTMILLYGQRRIGKSSVLAQIPAFIGSEQFCWVSFDWQNQGNRPLGHVLHALATAIVEQLEADFLGTIPIPTAADLTLTPTRFSQEFLPQVMTHLAPRRLVWLLDEFDVLADDTANAAIDQILPYLNSLTASSPRLHLIPTIGRRPEELPTLLNFFKSAPAQEVGLLDETSAIQLITRPAIGLLQYEPAAISAILHLTAGHPYFTQVVCFNLFGQARQHDRWTVTAADVSQSVNRAIDSSRPGLTWFRDSLPIPERVMFSAVAEAQELARTSSLIPSPIQRLKACGIEPTPALQQSGDRLVKWGFLETMPICKNDATVAHYRVKIEFVRQWLLMAYPLTNAAWELERLSPEAQRWYDAAVQQQQAGDVPTALQSYQQALHHNPNHFSAGLAAAELYLEAQDWAEAVSLYQRIFKLEPIRSQEGLIRSRLGYGQALMQQGKVNLARTQFLQVLDIEPQHSLAQHWLQRAETQISQTFLAASNPFTVGQPAPIDRFVGRQAELSTAIEQIERGGHVAIWGGTGIGKTSFLHQLACLSGSQSWRGNAHPVMVLVSCRHIMPTFTSQGFWLDVFERLGDRLTASSEPDFSLMQQVEQCLQQQSTSAQTLHSIARQLARHGKNLVLLIDDYDIALQPNPSYHKAEIDWFLREWVAAAADPAIATVVASSQRLDQLCPKSSSADLFRHYLLLPLPPFSVQEAQTLLDWVTLADSTLQSGILALVDGNPALLQLAGSFLYTELRNGHIPTLQQFVPAFQQRAAPFLQAMWSQLHPQDQALLQLLVLESQGFWERSPTVDRPISAISPQYESALMRLEADGLLRQDRTAAPPRFSIAASALEGWLIQQLRSNRSNEPQSTLSWGLPPLLPTIQPLPMTDTNPPSQPSISHLPSFAHWMYRFIQSIDRGA, via the coding sequence ATGTCTACAGCCAGCCCCTGGAAACGCAATCCTTACGTCATTGGAGTTCCAATTGCCGATCGTCAACTATTTTTTGGGCGCGAAGTCCTGTTGCAGTTTATTGAGGACAATCTGCGGCAGGGTACAACGATGATTTTGCTGTATGGGCAACGACGGATTGGCAAATCGTCAGTGTTGGCTCAAATTCCCGCGTTTATCGGCTCCGAGCAGTTCTGCTGGGTGTCGTTTGATTGGCAGAATCAAGGCAACCGCCCGTTGGGTCACGTGTTGCACGCCCTAGCTACCGCGATCGTTGAACAGCTAGAAGCAGACTTTTTAGGCACAATCCCCATTCCAACAGCAGCGGATTTGACCCTAACACCAACGCGCTTCTCGCAGGAGTTTTTGCCGCAGGTGATGACTCATCTGGCTCCTAGACGATTGGTATGGCTACTGGATGAGTTCGATGTGTTGGCAGATGACACCGCCAATGCGGCGATCGATCAGATCTTGCCCTATCTAAACTCCCTGACTGCTAGTTCTCCCCGCCTGCACCTAATTCCTACCATTGGCCGCCGCCCGGAAGAGCTACCTACTCTGCTCAATTTCTTCAAAAGCGCCCCCGCCCAAGAAGTGGGACTGCTGGATGAAACCAGCGCTATTCAACTAATTACCCGTCCGGCAATCGGGCTATTGCAGTATGAACCCGCTGCGATTTCTGCCATTCTCCATCTAACAGCAGGGCATCCCTATTTCACACAGGTCGTTTGTTTTAACTTATTTGGACAGGCTCGTCAGCACGATCGTTGGACAGTTACCGCAGCCGATGTTTCCCAGAGCGTTAACCGAGCGATCGACAGTAGCCGTCCAGGACTAACCTGGTTTCGCGATAGTTTGCCCATTCCCGAACGAGTGATGTTTTCAGCCGTGGCCGAAGCCCAAGAACTTGCTCGTACCTCCTCCTTGATTCCATCTCCCATACAGCGACTGAAAGCCTGTGGCATTGAGCCAACTCCAGCCCTGCAACAATCGGGCGATCGGTTGGTAAAGTGGGGGTTTCTGGAGACTATGCCCATCTGTAAGAACGATGCAACAGTCGCCCACTATCGCGTCAAAATCGAGTTTGTGCGGCAATGGTTGCTGATGGCTTACCCGTTGACGAACGCCGCTTGGGAGTTGGAGCGCCTCTCGCCAGAAGCGCAACGGTGGTATGACGCAGCCGTTCAACAGCAGCAAGCAGGGGATGTACCCACGGCTCTTCAGTCCTACCAGCAAGCCCTCCATCACAACCCCAATCATTTCAGCGCCGGGCTGGCAGCGGCAGAGCTTTACTTGGAAGCGCAAGATTGGGCAGAAGCTGTTTCCCTTTACCAACGGATTTTCAAACTAGAGCCAATTCGATCGCAGGAGGGACTGATCCGATCGCGGTTGGGCTATGGGCAAGCGCTAATGCAGCAAGGAAAGGTTAATCTAGCGAGAACTCAGTTTTTGCAAGTCTTAGACATTGAGCCGCAGCACTCACTGGCTCAGCACTGGCTACAAAGGGCAGAAACCCAGATTAGCCAAACCTTCTTAGCTGCCAGCAATCCCTTCACGGTGGGGCAACCTGCACCGATCGATCGATTTGTTGGCAGACAGGCTGAGCTGTCCACCGCCATCGAACAGATCGAACGAGGTGGCCACGTAGCCATTTGGGGCGGAACAGGCATCGGCAAGACCTCGTTTTTGCACCAACTCGCCTGTCTCTCAGGCTCGCAGTCATGGAGAGGAAATGCGCACCCAGTGATGGTACTAGTTAGTTGTCGCCACATCATGCCTACCTTTACCTCGCAAGGCTTTTGGTTGGACGTGTTTGAACGCTTGGGCGATCGATTGACTGCATCTTCTGAGCCAGACTTTTCCCTAATGCAGCAAGTGGAACAATGCCTTCAGCAGCAGTCCACCTCTGCCCAAACCCTGCACTCAATCGCCCGACAATTGGCGCGACACGGCAAAAACCTGGTGTTGTTAATCGACGACTACGACATCGCCCTGCAACCCAACCCAAGCTACCACAAAGCTGAAATTGATTGGTTTCTAAGAGAATGGGTTGCCGCTGCCGCAGATCCGGCGATCGCAACCGTCGTAGCCTCCTCGCAGCGATTGGATCAACTGTGTCCCAAGTCGTCCTCTGCGGACTTGTTCCGTCACTATCTATTGCTGCCCTTGCCGCCCTTCTCTGTCCAGGAAGCCCAAACCCTGCTGGACTGGGTAACGCTTGCGGATTCTACACTGCAATCGGGCATTTTGGCACTGGTCGATGGCAATCCCGCCCTGCTACAACTAGCTGGATCGTTCCTTTACACAGAACTGCGCAACGGACACATTCCTACCTTGCAGCAGTTTGTTCCTGCATTTCAACAACGAGCCGCTCCATTCTTGCAAGCAATGTGGTCACAACTGCATCCCCAAGACCAAGCACTGCTACAGCTTCTGGTTCTAGAGTCGCAGGGTTTTTGGGAGCGATCGCCCACGGTTGACCGCCCAATCAGCGCCATTTCACCCCAATACGAATCAGCCCTAATGCGCCTAGAAGCCGACGGCTTGTTGCGCCAGGACAGGACTGCTGCCCCCCCCCGCTTTTCGATTGCCGCCTCTGCTTTAGAAGGATGGTTAATTCAGCAATTGCGGTCTAATCGCTCCAACGAACCGCAATCAACGCTCTCCTGGGGACTTCCTCCCCTGCTGCCGACCATCCAACCACTGCCAATGACTGACACCAACCCGCCATCCCAACCCTCAATTTCCCATCTCCCCTCCTTCGCCCACTGGATGTACCGCTTCATTCAATCGATCGACCGTGGCGCATAA
- a CDS encoding ATP-binding protein translates to MLQEVLFFPSQVVPPEQFVGRSAEIATAFDQISGSGASRGHLAIWGGPGMGKSSFLELLASAQTWQLYQQDRSHAYIVRFSCQALTPFTPAAFWREILVLLQEELSADNPLHSQIDGLLVQRTSSKDDVRQVLRQLGKDGKFLLLLVGDYDAALRPNDDYSEAEMANFLSDCRNLAYHHREKKNFSMVVTSLRPLDTLGPPLTADTSPWFNHYLYLPLGPLSEAETELLLEGMPMTPALKEVIQDIAGGNPTLLQNAGYVLYSKLRIGDVPTAAEFFDEFLARTQYFFRATWAATTEMERSLLMLIALSGLKGRLRNKHYDLGDINRVFSQRERELIDLRYWGVVVRQLHQGNVTYRFGSSIMEWWVIKEIEAIAADPHTSLEDRQKIFLNLLSKKQAAQVMRVIQYLWDHREDIPAVVEWLGKLAGAFGKGWTQR, encoded by the coding sequence ATGCTCCAAGAAGTGCTTTTCTTTCCCAGCCAGGTTGTACCACCTGAACAGTTTGTGGGGCGATCGGCAGAAATTGCTACCGCGTTTGATCAAATTTCTGGCAGCGGGGCAAGTCGTGGACATTTGGCCATCTGGGGCGGACCGGGCATGGGCAAGTCATCGTTTCTGGAACTGCTGGCATCTGCCCAAACCTGGCAGCTATATCAGCAAGATCGATCGCACGCTTATATTGTTCGCTTCAGTTGCCAAGCGCTGACACCATTTACCCCCGCCGCTTTCTGGCGCGAAATTTTGGTGTTGTTGCAAGAGGAACTGAGTGCCGACAACCCCTTGCACTCACAGATTGACGGCTTGTTAGTGCAGAGAACATCTAGCAAAGATGATGTGCGGCAGGTGCTGCGGCAATTGGGTAAAGATGGCAAATTTCTGCTGCTATTGGTGGGCGATTATGATGCAGCGCTGCGTCCCAATGACGACTACAGTGAGGCAGAGATGGCAAACTTTTTAAGCGACTGTCGCAATTTGGCCTATCATCACCGTGAAAAGAAAAACTTCTCGATGGTGGTCACATCGCTGCGCCCCCTAGACACATTAGGCCCCCCCCTAACAGCCGATACATCTCCCTGGTTCAATCACTATCTCTATTTACCGCTGGGGCCGTTGTCCGAAGCAGAAACCGAGTTGCTGTTAGAAGGAATGCCGATGACGCCAGCCCTCAAAGAAGTGATTCAGGATATTGCCGGCGGCAATCCGACGCTGCTGCAAAATGCCGGGTATGTTCTGTATAGCAAACTTCGCATTGGCGATGTGCCCACCGCCGCAGAATTTTTTGATGAGTTTTTAGCTCGCACGCAGTATTTCTTTCGGGCAACGTGGGCGGCAACTACGGAAATGGAACGATCGCTGCTCATGTTAATTGCGCTGTCAGGCTTGAAGGGGCGTCTGCGCAACAAACACTATGATTTGGGGGATATCAATCGCGTTTTCAGCCAGCGAGAGCGAGAACTGATTGATCTGCGCTATTGGGGCGTGGTGGTGCGGCAGTTGCATCAGGGCAACGTCACCTACCGGTTTGGCTCTTCAATCATGGAATGGTGGGTGATCAAAGAAATTGAAGCGATCGCCGCCGATCCACACACCTCGCTGGAAGATCGGCAAAAAATCTTCCTGAATCTATTAAGCAAAAAGCAGGCGGCGCAAGTGATGCGCGTCATTCAATATCTATGGGATCATCGCGAAGACATCCCGGCAGTGGTGGAGTGGTTGGGAAAACTAGCCGGAGCCTTTGGTAAAGGATGGACGCAACGATAA
- a CDS encoding sensor histidine kinase, which yields MSKMGLRSRLFFSHVIVMVVGLLTLLAIGKFSSPRFFVVYLRQIEVGGVSVRQVRTQLMQSFEDAWSQGAFWSVVIGASAAGGLSYLVTKRIVQPLIQMEEITKKFAAGHLNERVPPNEIPEVDQLATSFNRMAASLADVERRRRELVGDMTHELRTPLTILKGYLEGLADETIEPSTDIYLRLSNEVSRMQRLVNDLQELSKMEAGYLPIDARSFDLYPLLTGIIQKFSDQLVAESSPQMLLDYPLDTPPVLADPERVEQILVNLIGNALRYTPAGSITIRVRSEGNKLWVAVIDTGQGIAREDLPHVFERFWRADRSRNRNSGGTGIGLAICRRLVELQGGTIEVDSELGVGSIFRFSLPIAQRG from the coding sequence ATGTCCAAAATGGGGTTGCGATCGCGCCTATTTTTCTCCCATGTCATTGTCATGGTTGTGGGACTGTTAACCTTACTGGCGATCGGCAAGTTTTCGTCTCCCCGCTTCTTTGTGGTCTATCTCAGGCAAATTGAAGTGGGTGGCGTCAGCGTCAGACAAGTGCGGACGCAATTAATGCAAAGTTTTGAAGATGCTTGGAGCCAAGGAGCCTTTTGGTCGGTGGTGATTGGAGCGTCTGCGGCAGGTGGGTTGAGCTATCTGGTAACAAAGCGCATTGTACAACCCCTGATCCAAATGGAGGAAATCACGAAAAAGTTTGCGGCAGGGCATTTGAATGAGCGTGTCCCGCCCAATGAAATTCCCGAAGTCGATCAGCTAGCCACTAGTTTTAACCGCATGGCGGCTAGTTTGGCCGATGTAGAGCGCCGTCGTCGGGAACTGGTGGGTGACATGACGCACGAACTGCGCACTCCTTTGACCATTCTGAAAGGGTATTTAGAAGGGCTAGCAGACGAAACGATCGAGCCATCTACAGATATTTATCTCCGGCTATCCAACGAAGTGTCGCGGATGCAGCGCTTGGTCAATGATTTGCAAGAGCTTTCCAAAATGGAGGCGGGTTACTTGCCGATCGACGCCCGATCGTTTGACCTGTACCCGCTGCTAACTGGAATCATTCAAAAATTCTCCGATCAGTTGGTGGCTGAAAGCAGTCCCCAGATGTTGCTGGACTATCCACTCGATACACCACCCGTCTTAGCTGATCCAGAGCGAGTCGAGCAAATTTTGGTCAACTTAATTGGCAATGCCTTGCGCTATACCCCCGCTGGGTCGATAACGATTCGTGTGCGCTCCGAAGGCAACAAACTGTGGGTGGCAGTGATTGACACTGGACAGGGCATTGCTCGTGAAGATTTGCCCCACGTGTTTGAACGGTTTTGGCGCGCCGATCGATCACGCAATCGCAATTCTGGCGGTACAGGCATCGGTTTGGCCATTTGTCGGCGCTTGGTGGAACTGCAAGGCGGCACGATTGAAGTGGACAGCGAATTAGGCGTAGGCAGTATCTTTCGATTCTCGTTGCCGATCGCCCAGCGGGGGTAA
- the glgA gene encoding glycogen synthase GlgA, which translates to MYIVQIASECAPVIKAGGLGDVVYGLTRELEIRGHTVEIILPKYDCMRYDHIWGLHYAYCDLMVPWYGGEIKCQVHCGWVHGRLCFFIEPQSDDLFFNRGVYYGCADDTMRFAFFSKAALQFLQHTGKRPDVLHCHDWQTGLVPVLLYEIYQYHGMGHVRVCYTIHNFKHQGIAGAEILQATGLNRPDHYFQYDRLQDNFNPFALNLMKGGIVYSNFVNTVSPHHAWEAHHGEFGYGLGHTLHVHQGKFGGILNGIDYDVWNPEIDRYIPHPYTSDDLTGKAKNKKALRDRLLLRDEDKPLIAYVGRLDQQKGMHLVHHAIYYSLYRNAQFVLLGSATEPGINNWFWHEKNFLNNNPDVHLELGFNEELSHLIYAGADMIVVPSNFEPCGLTQMIGLKYGTVPIVRGVGGLINTVFDRDYDMTHPSEERNGYVFYQTDNQALESAMDRAIGLWSYYPEEFEKLVLQGMSYDYSWNHPGTDYLAVYEHIRHK; encoded by the coding sequence ATGTATATCGTCCAGATTGCGTCTGAATGCGCTCCCGTAATCAAAGCTGGTGGATTGGGGGATGTCGTTTACGGTCTCACCCGTGAGCTTGAGATCCGAGGACACACCGTTGAGATTATTCTGCCCAAGTATGACTGTATGCGCTATGACCATATTTGGGGGTTGCATTATGCCTATTGCGACCTGATGGTGCCTTGGTATGGGGGGGAAATCAAATGCCAGGTGCATTGCGGTTGGGTACATGGACGGCTGTGTTTCTTCATTGAGCCACAGTCCGATGACTTGTTTTTTAATCGGGGGGTGTACTACGGCTGTGCGGACGATACGATGCGGTTTGCCTTCTTCAGCAAAGCAGCCTTGCAATTTTTGCAGCATACGGGCAAACGTCCAGACGTTCTGCACTGTCACGACTGGCAAACAGGACTCGTTCCGGTATTGCTGTACGAAATTTATCAGTATCACGGCATGGGCCATGTTCGCGTTTGTTACACCATCCACAACTTTAAGCATCAGGGCATTGCGGGGGCAGAAATTTTGCAAGCAACTGGGTTAAACCGACCCGACCACTATTTTCAGTACGATCGCCTGCAAGATAATTTCAACCCATTTGCTCTCAACCTGATGAAGGGCGGCATTGTCTATTCCAACTTTGTCAATACGGTGTCGCCGCATCACGCTTGGGAAGCACATCATGGTGAGTTTGGCTATGGGCTAGGGCATACGCTGCATGTACATCAGGGCAAGTTTGGTGGCATTCTCAATGGCATTGACTATGATGTCTGGAACCCAGAGATCGATCGCTACATTCCCCATCCATACACCTCAGACGATTTGACGGGTAAAGCCAAAAATAAAAAAGCACTGCGCGATCGGCTGTTGCTGCGGGACGAAGATAAACCCCTAATTGCCTACGTCGGGCGCTTGGATCAGCAGAAAGGAATGCATTTGGTGCATCATGCCATCTACTATTCGCTGTATCGCAATGCTCAGTTCGTATTATTGGGGTCAGCTACAGAACCCGGCATTAACAACTGGTTCTGGCACGAGAAAAACTTCCTCAACAACAACCCTGATGTGCACCTAGAGCTTGGCTTCAATGAGGAGCTATCTCACTTAATCTATGCCGGAGCCGATATGATTGTCGTGCCCAGCAACTTTGAACCCTGTGGATTGACGCAAATGATCGGACTGAAATATGGCACCGTGCCCATTGTCCGGGGTGTAGGCGGGTTGATCAACACCGTGTTCGATCGCGATTACGACATGACTCATCCCTCAGAAGAACGCAACGGGTATGTTTTCTATCAAACCGATAACCAAGCCCTTGAATCCGCGATGGATCGGGCGATCGGGCTGTGGTCTTACTATCCCGAAGAATTCGAGAAACTGGTGCTGCAAGGTATGAGTTACGACTATTCCTGGAATCATCCTGGTACGGATTATTTAGCTGTTTATGAACATATTCGGCATAAGTAG
- a CDS encoding type IV pilus secretin family protein, with amino-acid sequence MKRVFLNKFITGGLFGRGVLTGAAIVMMTSQSAQAAPTRITHVQVNPSESGAAVVMETRSGDRPQVFTVSRGNALVADIINTQLQLDGSNGFVQNNPAPGITSVSVTQLDQNSVRVVVTGQTDPPSGDVQTAGNQVVLNVAPVGEIASVPSATQPATPEAPASSSAPLNASVPSTEAPPDESFALPPHVSSEVLVPNPGVTIDGVPVVEPSRTYVPPTLPAPVPPPIGDIATSAIDTSPLEIDLGTTEVVPRLVLREAPVRDVLSLLGRAAGLNVAYVGDTGASDEGDPAGDVRISLDIENEPVQNVFNYVIRIANLDVNRVGRTIFVGPRLPNSARQLVTRTLRLNQVPVESAVAFLVSLGAETSVTRDRVITTVQAAPITTQGITTAQQPTVTTQAQESRVEVQRVDYEDSEPLLRGLQVTGDARTNSVTLVGAPRKIEIAAAQLSQLDIRRRQAAINVRVIDVNLLGVDRVSTSFSFGINDTGVIVDSGVGVINFGSTTPEDLPSRLGVGADSVDSFINPIGAGNYNFVRNFLAQLRFAVTSGNAKILTDPTLVVQEGQAAQVQLTQDVITNITREIETSEGVRTETVEVERTPAGLILDVRVDRIDDNGFVSLSVAPSISAPTATQTINIGLSGGGQTITLLAVRRVSSGLLRIRDGQTLILSGIIQDQDRATVTKVPLLGDIPILGALFRSTERRNERQEVIVLLTPHILDDSDTSTFGYRYVPQAETQEYIQQQNIQWP; translated from the coding sequence GTGAAACGAGTATTTCTAAATAAATTCATCACAGGTGGACTGTTTGGCAGAGGGGTCTTGACCGGGGCAGCGATCGTGATGATGACAAGTCAATCGGCACAGGCGGCTCCAACTCGTATTACCCATGTGCAGGTGAATCCTAGTGAATCGGGTGCAGCCGTAGTGATGGAAACCCGCAGCGGCGATCGTCCCCAGGTCTTCACCGTTAGCCGAGGCAATGCCTTGGTAGCCGATATTATCAACACACAATTGCAATTAGACGGCAGTAATGGGTTTGTGCAAAATAACCCGGCTCCTGGAATTACATCGGTGAGTGTGACGCAGCTTGACCAAAACAGTGTGCGAGTGGTCGTAACTGGACAAACAGACCCACCCAGTGGAGACGTGCAGACGGCGGGCAATCAGGTGGTTTTGAATGTGGCTCCAGTTGGAGAAATAGCATCCGTTCCTTCAGCTACACAGCCTGCAACGCCTGAGGCTCCGGCTTCTTCTTCGGCTCCACTGAACGCCTCCGTTCCATCCACCGAAGCACCCCCCGATGAATCGTTTGCGCTACCGCCTCATGTGTCATCCGAGGTGTTAGTGCCGAATCCGGGTGTGACAATCGATGGGGTGCCAGTGGTGGAACCGTCACGAACCTATGTGCCCCCCACGCTGCCGGCCCCCGTGCCGCCGCCGATCGGCGATATTGCCACCTCGGCAATCGACACCTCGCCCCTTGAAATTGATTTGGGAACAACTGAAGTAGTACCGCGCTTAGTTTTGCGAGAGGCCCCAGTGCGGGACGTACTATCGCTGTTAGGGCGAGCAGCCGGGCTAAACGTGGCCTATGTGGGCGATACGGGGGCTTCAGATGAAGGTGATCCAGCAGGCGATGTTCGGATCTCGCTCGATATTGAAAATGAACCTGTGCAAAACGTGTTTAACTACGTCATCCGAATTGCCAATTTAGATGTGAATCGGGTAGGACGCACCATTTTTGTCGGGCCACGGTTGCCCAATTCAGCCCGTCAGTTGGTGACGCGCACCCTACGGCTGAATCAAGTGCCAGTGGAGTCGGCCGTGGCATTTTTGGTGAGTTTAGGGGCAGAAACTTCGGTCACGCGCGATCGCGTCATTACTACTGTTCAGGCCGCCCCCATCACAACCCAAGGAATTACCACCGCCCAGCAGCCCACCGTGACAACGCAAGCACAGGAAAGCCGGGTAGAAGTGCAACGGGTGGACTATGAAGACTCGGAACCGCTACTGCGTGGCTTGCAGGTGACAGGTGATGCCCGCACCAATTCCGTCACGTTGGTGGGCGCACCCCGAAAAATTGAAATTGCGGCGGCACAACTGTCACAACTGGATATTCGGCGGCGACAAGCGGCGATCAACGTGCGGGTGATTGATGTCAACTTGCTGGGAGTCGATCGCGTTTCCACTAGTTTCTCGTTTGGCATTAACGATACCGGAGTTATTGTGGATAGCGGGGTGGGCGTAATCAACTTTGGCAGCACCACACCAGAAGATCTACCCTCGCGGCTAGGCGTGGGAGCCGATAGCGTCGATAGCTTTATTAATCCTATAGGTGCTGGCAATTACAATTTCGTTCGCAATTTCCTGGCTCAATTACGGTTTGCAGTCACCAGTGGCAATGCCAAAATTTTGACCGATCCGACATTGGTGGTGCAGGAAGGACAGGCCGCACAGGTGCAGCTAACCCAAGATGTGATCACCAACATTACGCGAGAAATTGAAACCTCGGAAGGAGTTCGCACCGAAACCGTGGAAGTCGAGCGCACGCCTGCTGGACTGATCTTAGATGTGCGGGTCGATCGCATTGATGATAACGGTTTTGTCTCTCTTTCGGTGGCTCCGTCGATTTCGGCCCCCACGGCTACCCAAACCATCAACATTGGGCTGAGTGGCGGTGGACAAACCATTACCCTACTAGCAGTGCGGCGGGTTTCTTCAGGACTGTTGCGAATTCGCGACGGACAGACCTTGATTCTGTCGGGCATTATCCAAGACCAAGATCGGGCCACCGTCACCAAAGTTCCACTTTTAGGAGATATTCCCATCTTAGGCGCCTTGTTCAGAAGTACCGAGCGTCGCAACGAACGACAAGAGGTGATCGTCCTGCTGACCCCGCACATTCTAGATGACTCAGACACCTCAACCTTTGGCTATCGTTATGTGCCGCAAGCCGAAACACAAGAGTACATTCAGCAGCAAAACATTCAATGGCCGTAG
- a CDS encoding GspMb/PilO family protein: MTAGGDFVPGNPNELEEPNYPKLFGLTLTPTVGGVLVALLGLGAAIWLWISVVQPTLERNRELRQDVTAKQQQLENQAETQQRIEEARTELAEAQQLQAEVLSLFATERSLDTLLLDVNERVQSANAGVQNPDRRATLARFNLDPDASGVVNDNTYGEAVNNKLERRVYNVSIQGSFPQVVSIIRSIERLQPLLVVSNLNSQLDPSAQRLVINGQGQAVSTAQPEPRITTNFRLEALVPTGATSDANQAASPEAESEAEPAETPPSPAP; the protein is encoded by the coding sequence ATGACGGCTGGTGGTGATTTTGTTCCAGGTAATCCCAATGAATTGGAAGAGCCAAATTATCCCAAATTGTTTGGCTTGACCCTGACTCCTACAGTTGGGGGTGTGTTGGTGGCGCTCTTGGGCTTAGGGGCAGCAATCTGGCTATGGATCAGTGTGGTACAGCCTACGTTGGAACGCAATCGAGAACTGAGGCAGGATGTGACCGCTAAACAGCAGCAATTGGAAAACCAGGCGGAAACCCAGCAGCGCATTGAAGAGGCCAGAACCGAATTAGCTGAAGCTCAGCAGTTGCAAGCAGAAGTCTTGAGTTTGTTTGCCACCGAACGCAGCTTGGATACGCTGTTACTGGATGTGAATGAGCGGGTGCAATCGGCAAATGCAGGGGTGCAAAATCCCGATCGCCGTGCTACTTTAGCCCGGTTTAATTTAGATCCAGATGCATCGGGGGTGGTGAATGATAATACCTATGGTGAAGCCGTCAACAACAAGCTAGAACGCCGCGTGTATAACGTCAGCATTCAAGGCTCATTTCCCCAAGTGGTTTCAATCATCCGCAGCATCGAGCGCCTACAGCCCTTGTTGGTGGTGAGCAATCTCAATTCTCAGCTTGATCCCTCGGCTCAGCGGTTGGTGATCAATGGACAGGGGCAAGCGGTCTCCACGGCCCAACCGGAACCCCGAATCACCACAAACTTTCGCCTAGAAGCCTTGGTGCCAACCGGGGCGACTTCTGATGCCAATCAAGCGGCTAGCCCAGAGGCAGAATCAGAGGCAGAACCAGCAGAGACGCCTCCTAGCCCTGCACCATAG
- a CDS encoding PilN domain-containing protein, which translates to MYSLDINFLNDRHDRPTEASVSRPRRGQRESPLPFYIGLAVAIALPAMVGGVWLLLQSQNRQLEQQQAELDSQLTALNAQLEVINTIESQIQAIDTENRALATVFDRIKPWSAVLQDIRGRVPSNVQISNIEQLQVEAESPPPTDDNGLQSAATEPSPSRVRIRGYARSFNDVNDFVLTLKRSPFLNTDTVQLSSSQLIDNPTQVEIANELPDREIQVELPRVVEYTIEGSLTNLPASALLQDLERTLSVGLATRIQALRDRGVIQP; encoded by the coding sequence ATGTATAGCTTAGACATCAATTTTCTCAATGATCGCCACGATCGCCCCACTGAAGCAAGCGTAAGCAGGCCTCGCCGGGGTCAACGAGAGAGTCCGCTGCCCTTCTATATTGGGCTTGCCGTTGCTATTGCCTTGCCAGCAATGGTCGGAGGGGTGTGGCTCCTGTTGCAAAGCCAAAATCGCCAGCTTGAGCAACAACAAGCTGAACTGGATAGCCAACTGACGGCGCTGAATGCCCAGTTAGAGGTGATCAATACTATTGAGTCTCAAATTCAAGCCATTGACACCGAAAACCGAGCTTTGGCTACCGTGTTCGATCGCATTAAGCCATGGTCCGCGGTGCTGCAAGATATTCGGGGGCGGGTGCCAAGCAATGTACAAATCAGCAATATTGAGCAATTGCAAGTAGAGGCAGAATCCCCTCCGCCAACTGACGACAATGGCCTTCAGTCTGCGGCGACCGAGCCGTCACCATCGCGGGTCAGAATTCGGGGATATGCTCGATCGTTTAATGATGTCAATGACTTTGTGCTGACGCTCAAGCGATCGCCGTTCTTGAATACTGATACGGTTCAACTCAGCAGTTCTCAACTGATTGACAATCCCACTCAGGTGGAAATCGCCAATGAATTGCCCGATCGCGAAATTCAGGTGGAACTGCCACGAGTGGTAGAGTACACGATCGAGGGAAGCTTGACAAACCTGCCCGCATCGGCGCTGTTGCAGGATTTAGAGCGAACCTTGTCTGTGGGATTGGCAACTCGGATTCAGGCCCTTCGCGACAGAGGAGTAATACAACCATGA